A window from Streptomyces sp. NBC_00299 encodes these proteins:
- a CDS encoding amidohydrolase family protein has translation MLITAGRVLTGSGTYLEDGAVLVEGDAITAVGPRAQLADHVGAGGTHLAFPDSTVVPGLIDAHVHLVFDGGGDPVAALHEFSDGRLLQDMRRRAEQLLSSGVTTVRDLGDCHGLALRLDEEISQGSTSGPRIVAAGTPATPPGGHCHFLGGEVSGVDQVRDLVRRNIAAGAGVIKAMVTGGGLTKDGPKSWQSQFTPDELQALVDEAHQAGVPVAAHAHGTDGITAAVEEGVDTIEHCTWMTADGFDLRQDVLKQIIDRDIAVCPAVSPHWEMLPRFFGEERAEAMFDLVRQMAEAGAKLIAGTDAGVQRAGFDGLVPALSFYAHLGLPNSRILDMATADAAGALGLGETTGRIAPRFRADLLVIDGDPLEDLSALKNVRAVVAAGRLLELGRTAEQQ, from the coding sequence ATGCTGATCACCGCCGGCCGGGTCCTGACCGGCTCCGGGACTTACCTGGAGGACGGTGCCGTCCTCGTCGAGGGCGACGCGATCACCGCGGTCGGGCCGCGCGCGCAGCTCGCTGACCACGTCGGGGCGGGCGGGACACATCTGGCGTTTCCTGACTCGACGGTGGTGCCCGGGCTGATCGACGCTCACGTGCATCTCGTGTTCGACGGCGGTGGTGACCCTGTGGCCGCCCTCCACGAGTTCAGCGACGGCAGGCTGCTCCAGGACATGCGCCGGCGCGCGGAGCAACTCCTGTCCAGCGGGGTGACGACGGTCCGGGACCTGGGAGACTGCCACGGCTTGGCGCTCCGCTTGGATGAAGAGATCAGCCAGGGCAGCACTTCCGGCCCGCGCATCGTGGCCGCGGGCACACCGGCCACTCCTCCTGGAGGGCACTGTCACTTCCTGGGCGGCGAGGTCTCAGGCGTGGACCAGGTCCGCGATCTCGTGCGGCGCAACATCGCGGCGGGCGCCGGCGTGATCAAGGCGATGGTCACCGGAGGCGGCCTGACCAAGGACGGGCCGAAGAGCTGGCAGAGCCAGTTCACGCCGGACGAACTCCAGGCCCTGGTCGACGAGGCCCACCAGGCCGGCGTGCCGGTGGCCGCCCACGCTCACGGTACGGACGGCATCACGGCGGCCGTCGAAGAAGGCGTCGACACGATCGAGCACTGCACCTGGATGACCGCCGACGGCTTCGACCTTCGCCAGGACGTCCTGAAGCAGATCATCGATCGGGACATCGCGGTCTGTCCGGCCGTCAGCCCTCACTGGGAGATGCTGCCCCGCTTCTTCGGGGAGGAGCGGGCGGAGGCCATGTTCGATCTCGTGCGACAGATGGCGGAGGCCGGAGCCAAGCTCATCGCTGGCACCGACGCCGGCGTCCAGCGCGCCGGATTCGACGGCCTCGTCCCCGCCCTTTCCTTCTACGCGCACCTTGGCCTGCCGAACAGCAGGATCCTCGACATGGCGACCGCCGACGCGGCCGGTGCACTCGGACTGGGTGAGACGACGGGCCGGATCGCTCCGAGGTTCCGCGCGGACCTGCTGGTGATTGACGGAGACCCTCTGGAAGACCTCAGTGCGCTGAAGAACGTCCGGGCCGTGGTCGCCGCCGGCCGCCTCCTCGAGTTGGGCAGGACGGCAGAACAGCAGTAG
- a CDS encoding phosphotransferase enzyme family protein, which yields MLTADVLEDRYGLVAEVVEPVHMGTDTINRRVLTDDGLRLFVKQYRSMDDLDAARNAWDMSEYCRVAKLPVPRVWPDANDNLVTIAGGSAWAVVDEAPGRVTTSAMTVPLAEHIGVVMGRMHRALAAYPLPKRVQQTRWRSEPVEDAVARCDTVMDRATRQGHDRLDQLRDDLDQRRTNLRRHAARLRERLPATLGEQALHADLSRTNLITLGEAVTGVIDFRCASAIPAWELGRAAFDPRTVATSTEWAACALAMARAYRSEHPSLPVQEVRACARIALLYMLFSVYGATTAEYDLPREAEADLKRHWRERQIAIGRLLSDLEGVEDELAGIGASGGAS from the coding sequence ATGCTGACCGCTGACGTGCTCGAAGACCGGTACGGGCTCGTCGCCGAGGTCGTCGAACCTGTGCACATGGGCACGGACACCATCAACCGGCGAGTCCTGACGGATGACGGCCTGAGGTTGTTCGTCAAGCAGTACCGCTCGATGGACGACCTGGACGCGGCGCGCAACGCGTGGGACATGTCGGAGTACTGCCGGGTCGCCAAGCTCCCCGTTCCGCGCGTGTGGCCTGATGCCAACGACAACCTGGTCACCATCGCGGGAGGCAGCGCTTGGGCGGTGGTCGACGAGGCTCCCGGCCGGGTGACCACGTCTGCGATGACAGTCCCTCTCGCCGAACACATCGGCGTCGTCATGGGGCGCATGCACCGTGCGCTCGCCGCGTATCCGTTGCCCAAGCGTGTGCAACAGACCCGCTGGCGTAGCGAGCCCGTCGAGGACGCTGTGGCGAGGTGCGACACCGTGATGGACAGAGCCACGCGACAAGGCCACGACCGTCTTGACCAACTGCGTGATGATCTCGACCAGCGGCGGACGAACCTGCGCAGGCATGCCGCCAGGCTGAGGGAACGTCTGCCCGCGACGCTGGGGGAGCAGGCGCTGCACGCGGACCTCTCCCGCACCAACCTCATCACGCTCGGCGAAGCAGTCACCGGCGTCATCGACTTCCGCTGCGCCAGCGCGATACCGGCCTGGGAGCTGGGGCGAGCGGCGTTCGACCCGCGCACCGTCGCGACCAGCACCGAGTGGGCAGCCTGCGCCCTGGCCATGGCCAGGGCCTACCGCTCGGAGCACCCCAGCCTTCCGGTCCAGGAGGTGCGGGCCTGCGCCCGGATCGCGCTGCTGTACATGCTGTTCAGCGTCTACGGCGCCACCACCGCCGAATACGACTTGCCGCGGGAGGCGGAGGCGGATCTGAAACGGCATTGGCGCGAGCGTCAGATCGCCATCGGTCGGCTGCTCAGTGACCTTGAAGGCGTTGAAGACGAGCTCGCGGGCATCGGAGCGAGCGGAGGCGCGTCGTGA
- a CDS encoding glutamine synthetase family protein, protein MTRTTTGNGTVARLAPAPVPEQGGRSGKGLSLSDLRNLVKAGAIDTVLLAVPDLQGRLKGKRYDANHFLKRVAHDGTEVCAYVLATDVDMSPADGFALTSWETGYQDLSVQPALSTLYVVPWLPRTVAVLGDAVHHDGTLIDIAPRQILHQQLTRLSRHGLHPKVGIETEFVLYKGTYADAEQAGYQGLRPLTTENLDYALDHDPVSDRYLRRLQRALAGAGMPVEAIKTESGPGQVEVTFPYGGALTACDRHPLFKHAVRTLGSRAGLAPTFMAAPETGRANGLHLHVSLWSKAISQLHEPGSEHELSQVGQHAIAGLLAGLPELGPFYAPSVNSYKRFTPGSFAPTTFTWGRDNRTCAVRVVGSGEGLHLEIRVPGADANPYLALSAVLAAMDHGLERKLALGPEATGNAYRASGTEAPVPSTLGLSLTAFQNSALAQQAFGTEVVEHYARLARLELAHDERLVTDAERQRWLARA, encoded by the coding sequence ATGACGAGAACCACGACCGGCAACGGCACCGTTGCCCGACTGGCCCCCGCACCTGTCCCTGAGCAGGGCGGGCGCTCCGGGAAGGGCCTCTCCCTGTCCGACCTGCGGAACCTCGTCAAGGCGGGTGCGATCGACACAGTGTTGCTCGCCGTCCCTGACCTGCAAGGGAGGCTGAAGGGGAAGCGTTACGACGCGAACCACTTCCTCAAGCGCGTCGCGCATGACGGCACCGAGGTGTGCGCCTACGTCCTGGCCACCGACGTCGACATGAGCCCGGCGGATGGCTTCGCCCTGACCTCGTGGGAGACCGGCTACCAGGACCTGTCCGTGCAACCGGCTCTGTCGACCCTGTATGTGGTGCCGTGGCTGCCGCGCACCGTTGCCGTGCTCGGCGATGCGGTGCACCACGATGGGACGCTGATCGACATCGCGCCCCGCCAGATCCTCCACCAGCAGTTGACCCGACTGTCGCGGCACGGGCTGCATCCCAAAGTGGGGATCGAGACCGAGTTCGTCCTCTACAAGGGCACGTACGCGGACGCGGAACAGGCTGGCTATCAGGGTCTACGGCCGTTGACGACGGAGAACCTGGACTACGCCCTCGACCACGACCCCGTATCTGACCGGTACTTGCGCCGTCTTCAGCGGGCGCTCGCCGGGGCGGGGATGCCCGTGGAAGCGATCAAGACCGAATCAGGCCCCGGCCAGGTCGAGGTGACCTTCCCGTACGGTGGCGCTCTCACCGCCTGCGACCGGCACCCGCTCTTCAAGCACGCCGTGCGCACCCTGGGCTCGCGAGCCGGTCTGGCGCCCACGTTCATGGCAGCCCCGGAAACCGGCCGAGCCAACGGCCTGCACCTGCACGTGTCGCTGTGGTCGAAGGCCATCAGCCAACTCCACGAGCCCGGCAGCGAGCACGAGCTGTCCCAGGTCGGTCAGCACGCCATCGCGGGTCTGCTCGCCGGCCTGCCCGAGCTGGGCCCGTTTTACGCACCCAGCGTCAACTCCTACAAGCGGTTCACGCCCGGCTCCTTCGCGCCGACCACGTTCACCTGGGGCCGGGACAACCGCACCTGCGCTGTCCGCGTCGTCGGCAGCGGCGAAGGGCTGCACCTGGAGATCCGTGTGCCGGGTGCGGACGCCAATCCGTATCTGGCGCTGTCGGCGGTGCTGGCCGCCATGGACCACGGTCTGGAACGGAAGCTCGCCCTTGGTCCCGAAGCGACCGGCAACGCCTACCGCGCGAGTGGAACAGAAGCCCCCGTGCCATCCACCCTCGGCTTGTCCCTGACCGCATTCCAGAACAGCGCGCTCGCGCAGCAGGCCTTCGGCACCGAGGTGGTCGAGCACTATGCCCGCCTCGCCCGGCTCGAACTCGCCCACGACGAGCGCCTCGTCACCGATGCCGAGCGTCAGCGGTGGCTGGCCCGTGCCTGA
- a CDS encoding ATP-binding cassette domain-containing protein, producing MTTIPKPTAAATPTDEAETPDEELKFVIPGDRRIEAANAITTRSMARRLPQLIRRSLALGWQVDRAAVIALLAVQLLSGVLEAFGLMATTGVIKPLIASQHISGDQLRSAVPSLVVLSGAIGLRALLGIASTALSARLAPRIAREAELKLLDAATQAELAAYDNPGYNDRWDAADRGVEVSRDLLTEAQYILAASASLIASACVLTAVHPVLLPLLILAALPKGVASVRAARISYIASLATSKDRRLLGMLRWYMVDKQIADQVRSGTMAPFLLDKYRTTGARIDRTTDQATWRAARVSLVGGAAGGLAHAVVWVALALLVSAGQISVAALGTAFLALGRVSSGLDGIVGYGARLFRTGMYLDDWADFIDEAGGHRIDRGPRTPAAPTVVCAENITFQYPSADRPALDGVSLEVRRGEVVALVGENGSGKTTLSKILSALYLPDRGAVTWDGTDTRDLDAHATWRKVAVVPQSYANWPLSARENITLGQTTQEGDAAVLAAAHAAGADEVIDGLRSGLNTLLAKEWWGGQELSGGQWQRIALARAFHRPAGLLVLDEPTAALDPRAEHRIFTGLRRLAADRAVVLVTHRLTNVTIADRIVVLDKGRVIQHGTPEELLAQQDGLFRELWDLQNERTGRVPVPADSEEGVSPN from the coding sequence ATGACGACCATTCCGAAGCCCACTGCGGCTGCCACGCCGACCGACGAGGCAGAGACGCCGGACGAGGAACTGAAGTTCGTCATCCCCGGCGACCGCCGCATCGAGGCCGCCAACGCGATCACAACCCGTTCGATGGCCCGGCGTCTGCCCCAACTGATCCGCCGCTCGCTGGCCCTGGGCTGGCAGGTCGACCGTGCAGCGGTCATCGCGTTGCTCGCCGTCCAACTCCTCTCCGGGGTGTTGGAAGCGTTCGGGCTGATGGCCACCACCGGGGTGATCAAGCCTCTGATCGCCTCCCAGCACATCAGCGGCGACCAGCTCCGCTCCGCCGTACCTTCCCTTGTCGTCCTGTCAGGGGCCATCGGCCTGCGCGCACTGCTCGGTATCGCCTCCACCGCGCTATCGGCCAGGCTGGCCCCCCGCATTGCCAGAGAGGCAGAACTCAAGCTCCTCGACGCGGCGACGCAGGCGGAACTCGCCGCGTACGACAATCCGGGATACAACGACCGTTGGGACGCGGCCGACCGAGGCGTGGAAGTCTCGAGGGATCTTCTCACCGAGGCCCAGTACATCCTCGCCGCGTCGGCATCGCTGATCGCCTCGGCGTGTGTCCTGACCGCCGTGCACCCGGTCCTTCTCCCGCTGCTCATCCTGGCGGCCCTGCCGAAGGGGGTGGCCAGCGTTCGGGCGGCACGCATCAGCTACATCGCGTCGCTCGCTACGTCGAAGGACCGGCGCCTGCTCGGAATGCTGCGCTGGTACATGGTCGACAAGCAGATCGCCGACCAAGTCCGCTCGGGCACCATGGCACCGTTCCTGCTCGACAAGTACCGCACGACTGGGGCGCGGATCGACAGGACCACCGACCAGGCCACCTGGCGTGCGGCCAGGGTCTCCCTGGTCGGTGGGGCAGCAGGAGGCCTCGCCCACGCGGTGGTGTGGGTGGCCCTGGCACTGTTGGTGTCCGCCGGGCAGATCTCGGTCGCCGCTCTCGGTACCGCGTTCCTCGCGTTGGGGCGCGTCAGCTCAGGACTGGACGGGATTGTCGGTTACGGAGCCAGACTCTTCCGGACGGGAATGTACTTGGACGACTGGGCGGACTTCATCGACGAAGCCGGCGGCCACCGTATCGACCGCGGTCCTCGGACGCCGGCCGCGCCCACGGTCGTATGCGCTGAGAACATCACCTTCCAGTATCCGAGCGCCGACCGGCCCGCCCTCGACGGTGTCTCCCTGGAGGTCCGGCGGGGCGAAGTCGTCGCGCTCGTGGGCGAGAACGGCTCAGGCAAGACCACCCTCAGCAAGATCCTCTCGGCTCTCTATCTGCCCGACCGAGGAGCCGTCACCTGGGACGGCACCGACACGAGGGACCTGGACGCGCATGCCACCTGGAGGAAGGTCGCGGTAGTACCCCAGTCCTACGCGAACTGGCCCCTGTCGGCGAGGGAGAACATCACTCTTGGGCAGACCACTCAGGAGGGGGACGCCGCCGTGCTTGCCGCGGCGCACGCCGCAGGCGCCGACGAGGTCATCGACGGATTGCGCAGCGGGCTGAACACTCTGTTGGCCAAGGAATGGTGGGGCGGGCAGGAACTGTCCGGCGGACAGTGGCAGAGGATCGCGCTCGCCCGAGCCTTCCACCGCCCCGCCGGACTGCTCGTCCTGGACGAACCGACCGCAGCCCTCGACCCGAGGGCCGAGCACCGCATCTTCACCGGGCTGCGCCGCCTCGCCGCCGACCGCGCGGTCGTACTGGTCACCCACCGGCTCACCAACGTGACCATCGCCGACCGAATCGTTGTCCTCGACAAGGGCCGGGTCATCCAGCACGGAACCCCCGAGGAACTGCTGGCCCAGCAGGACGGCTTGTTCCGTGAGCTGTGGGATCTGCAGAACGAGCGCACCGGGCGGGTACCTGTCCCGGCTGATTCCGAGGAGGGCGTGTCACCGAACTAG
- a CDS encoding pyridoxamine 5'-phosphate oxidase family protein, translating into MPSDIFSQTPEYSAFWNEYHLCTLTTLRSDGSPHVVPVGVTLDVDAGVARVITRKSSKKVANIQASRPGEARAAVCQVDGGRWATLEGAAEVLTDAAAVDNAVARYADRYGRTPAPDPERVVIEITIDRAMGQVNATRPKTASTAV; encoded by the coding sequence ATGCCTAGCGACATATTCAGCCAGACCCCTGAGTACTCAGCGTTCTGGAATGAGTACCACTTGTGCACCCTCACCACGCTTCGCTCCGACGGAAGTCCGCATGTAGTGCCCGTCGGCGTGACCCTTGATGTCGACGCGGGAGTCGCTCGCGTTATCACACGCAAATCGAGCAAGAAAGTCGCCAACATTCAGGCGTCCCGCCCTGGCGAAGCCCGCGCAGCCGTGTGCCAGGTCGATGGAGGCCGCTGGGCCACCCTGGAAGGCGCGGCCGAAGTGCTTACCGACGCAGCAGCGGTCGACAATGCCGTGGCGCGCTACGCGGACCGGTACGGGCGCACGCCGGCTCCGGACCCGGAGCGCGTGGTCATCGAGATCACGATCGACCGAGCCATGGGCCAGGTGAACGCCACCCGTCCGAAGACCGCGAGTACTGCGGTCTGA
- a CDS encoding helix-turn-helix domain-containing protein, giving the protein MSENLTLGDRLRIARRTRKLSAAQLAQKVAVSPSYVQKLESGARKASPSLVLALAKALRFGPEVLTGQPYYGEPEAEDGVHAVIPELRRLLLCYDSPDDLEIAPRALPVLASEVDQVAALRRDARYAPMGPLLPPIITELTHVALGGANGDRGKAFWHLARAYRAVNSLAHKMGHHDLSNTALERVRWAADRSGDPLMQFTAGYLVAGAMLRQGAYSPARRKLLGLRTELERFQPERSFTEDALAVDGALLLKLAVLEARENHSDRADAYLREAEQVASMAGNRDSLAYEMSFGPTNIRIHEVHAMIDTGDTEQALARLTEWSPVSGGEWAPPSTTVGERSSHHFIDVASAKLAEGDRDGAFADLKRARKVAPNHTRFHPSVRETTAALLRMDAHPSNELSAFGSWTGISTT; this is encoded by the coding sequence ATGAGTGAAAACCTGACGCTGGGAGACCGTCTCCGTATCGCTCGTAGGACACGGAAGCTGTCGGCTGCCCAACTGGCACAGAAGGTCGCGGTCTCCCCAAGCTACGTGCAGAAGTTGGAGTCGGGCGCGCGCAAGGCTTCACCGTCGTTGGTCCTGGCCCTCGCCAAGGCGCTGCGCTTCGGTCCCGAGGTCCTGACTGGTCAGCCGTACTACGGTGAGCCGGAGGCGGAAGACGGCGTTCACGCTGTCATCCCCGAGCTCCGCCGTCTCCTGCTCTGCTATGACAGCCCCGACGATCTGGAGATCGCTCCCCGGGCGCTTCCCGTGCTCGCCTCGGAGGTCGATCAGGTGGCGGCCCTACGCCGCGATGCTCGGTACGCCCCGATGGGCCCGCTGCTTCCGCCGATCATCACCGAACTGACCCACGTCGCCCTCGGCGGTGCCAACGGCGACCGGGGCAAGGCGTTCTGGCACCTGGCGCGTGCCTATCGCGCTGTGAACTCCCTGGCCCACAAGATGGGCCACCACGACTTGTCGAACACGGCGCTGGAGCGCGTCCGTTGGGCGGCGGACCGCTCTGGTGACCCCCTGATGCAGTTCACGGCTGGCTACCTCGTCGCAGGAGCGATGCTGCGCCAGGGCGCGTACTCGCCGGCACGCCGCAAGCTCCTCGGGCTGCGGACCGAGTTGGAGCGGTTCCAGCCGGAACGCTCCTTCACGGAGGACGCGCTCGCGGTCGACGGCGCGCTGCTGCTGAAGCTGGCCGTTCTCGAAGCCCGTGAGAACCATTCTGATCGCGCCGACGCGTACCTGCGGGAGGCGGAGCAGGTCGCGAGCATGGCAGGCAACCGTGACTCCCTGGCATACGAGATGTCGTTCGGGCCGACGAACATCCGCATCCATGAGGTGCACGCGATGATCGACACGGGTGACACCGAGCAGGCCCTCGCCCGCCTCACCGAATGGTCTCCGGTCTCCGGCGGCGAGTGGGCGCCGCCCAGTACGACCGTCGGCGAGCGGTCGAGCCATCACTTCATCGACGTGGCGTCTGCGAAGCTCGCAGAGGGCGACCGGGACGGTGCCTTCGCGGACCTCAAGCGCGCACGGAAGGTCGCACCCAACCACACGCGGTTCCACCCGTCCGTTCGCGAGACCACCGCAGCACTGCTCAGGATGGATGCACACCCCTCCAACGAGCTGTCTGCCTTTGGGAGTTGGACGGGTATTAGCACAACGTGA
- a CDS encoding amino acid permease — translation MSRLSPNHRATSRKPDDAYLRELGYEPVLTRRMGPFGNFAISFSVISVLSGCMTLYGFGLNTGGPSVMLWGWLIVGAMVMFIGAALAEVTSAYPTSGALYYQAEQLGGRKWGWYTGWLNLLGLLGAIAGIDYGAALFTGALLNLQWGFEPTPGRIMVIFLCILALHLALNLFGVRLVSILNSISVWWHLGGVTVIVGALAIVPSHHQSADFVFGEFVNNTGWSSPLYVAVLGLLLAQYTFCGYDASAHLSEETTDAQVSASRGIIHAIGWSWLAGFVLLAGLTFAIQDYAGTVGTATGVPPAQIFLDALGVAGAKALLLVVIIAQLCCGNAETAAASRMVFAFSRDGALPGSYLWRQVDRRTGTPRLAVLLAVVCAAVLALPSLYSPVAYAAITSINVVGITPAYAIPIYLRIKNRDRFRPGPWNLGSWGVAVGTIAVAWVLFVTVLFCLPQTRPADGGLVSVETFNYAPIALLAVLALAWGWWRKQGSSYEVPAQNFDRSATTYEDEVV, via the coding sequence GTGTCTCGCTTGAGTCCGAACCACCGCGCGACGTCCCGGAAGCCCGATGACGCATACCTGCGGGAGCTGGGCTACGAGCCCGTACTGACCCGGCGCATGGGGCCATTCGGGAACTTCGCGATCTCGTTCAGCGTCATCAGCGTTTTGTCCGGCTGCATGACCCTGTACGGCTTCGGCCTGAACACCGGCGGTCCGTCGGTGATGTTGTGGGGCTGGCTGATCGTCGGCGCCATGGTGATGTTCATCGGCGCCGCACTCGCCGAGGTGACCTCCGCATATCCGACCTCCGGAGCCCTTTACTACCAGGCAGAGCAACTCGGCGGGCGGAAGTGGGGCTGGTACACAGGCTGGCTCAACTTGTTGGGCCTGCTCGGCGCGATCGCCGGCATCGACTACGGGGCCGCGCTGTTCACGGGCGCCCTGTTAAACCTGCAGTGGGGCTTCGAGCCGACGCCGGGCAGGATCATGGTGATCTTCCTGTGCATCCTCGCCCTGCACCTCGCCCTGAACCTGTTCGGGGTCCGGCTGGTCAGCATTCTCAACAGCATCAGCGTGTGGTGGCACCTCGGCGGCGTCACGGTGATCGTTGGGGCACTGGCGATCGTGCCCTCTCATCACCAGTCCGCAGACTTCGTGTTCGGCGAGTTCGTCAATAACACCGGCTGGTCCAGCCCCCTGTACGTGGCTGTGCTCGGTCTGCTGCTGGCCCAGTACACGTTCTGCGGTTACGACGCCTCCGCGCACCTGTCGGAGGAGACCACCGACGCCCAGGTCTCCGCATCCCGCGGCATCATCCACGCGATCGGGTGGTCGTGGCTGGCCGGGTTCGTCCTGCTGGCCGGGCTCACGTTCGCGATCCAGGACTACGCGGGCACCGTGGGCACGGCGACGGGAGTGCCGCCGGCGCAGATCTTCCTGGACGCGCTGGGCGTCGCGGGGGCGAAGGCACTGCTCCTAGTCGTGATCATCGCGCAGTTGTGCTGTGGCAACGCCGAGACCGCCGCGGCCAGCCGGATGGTGTTCGCGTTCTCGCGCGACGGGGCGCTGCCGGGTTCGTACCTGTGGCGTCAGGTGGACCGCCGCACTGGCACTCCGCGCCTGGCCGTGCTCCTGGCGGTCGTGTGTGCCGCCGTGCTGGCCCTGCCGAGCCTGTACAGCCCGGTCGCGTACGCGGCGATCACCAGTATCAATGTGGTCGGGATCACCCCGGCGTACGCGATCCCGATCTACTTGCGCATCAAGAACCGCGACCGCTTCCGGCCCGGTCCTTGGAACCTCGGCAGCTGGGGTGTGGCCGTCGGCACGATCGCCGTTGCCTGGGTGCTGTTCGTGACGGTGCTGTTCTGTCTGCCGCAGACGCGCCCCGCCGACGGTGGCCTGGTCTCCGTGGAGACCTTCAACTACGCGCCCATCGCACTGCTCGCCGTCCTGGCCCTCGCCTGGGGGTGGTGGCGGAAGCAGGGCAGCTCCTATGAAGTGCCGGCCCAGAACTTCGACCGCTCGGCGACTACGTACGAAGACGAGGTCGTGTGA
- a CDS encoding MAB_1171c family putative transporter → MSEILLLIIAAAVVWRLYLWSRAPHDAPTRSVALSLLCAGLSYPMAMPGGSTGIDTVAGHGATKVIQNVLLLGTVYFLMCFYLYSADGQAARRRARWEAAVVATVAVAIILAAVSVPHEALAGSFSTADMTVPQIAFFYAAAGLYLMYALGVAGRWSARYARMSSRPHATGLWMTAIGLGAMAVACAVRAVFVAVRWSGGSVPHQLTASVAVGLVVSSLLFVAGVTYSGVRARTTATRLWLRRRRDHRQLTPLWQLLIEVYPENELRPASRGLWDRWRARGVHRRYHRRIVECRDGLVDISPYLVRGQDRTGPLDLEPAQLAQRLLLAADMIKNGVPAPGQAVALAVPQEDDRNADVRQLIAVSDALRLTA, encoded by the coding sequence GTGAGCGAGATACTCCTGCTGATCATCGCGGCTGCGGTCGTCTGGCGGCTCTACCTGTGGTCGCGTGCCCCGCACGACGCTCCCACGCGCTCGGTCGCCCTCTCCCTCCTGTGCGCGGGTCTGTCGTATCCCATGGCCATGCCGGGGGGCAGCACCGGCATCGACACGGTGGCCGGGCACGGCGCGACGAAGGTGATCCAGAACGTCCTGCTGTTGGGGACGGTCTACTTCCTCATGTGCTTCTATCTGTACTCGGCCGACGGGCAGGCAGCCCGGCGTCGCGCACGGTGGGAAGCCGCCGTCGTGGCCACGGTCGCTGTGGCGATCATCCTGGCGGCCGTGAGCGTGCCGCACGAGGCGCTGGCCGGCTCGTTCAGCACGGCGGACATGACGGTCCCCCAGATCGCCTTCTTCTACGCCGCCGCCGGCCTGTATCTGATGTACGCGCTCGGTGTTGCCGGGCGGTGGTCCGCCCGCTATGCCCGCATGTCCAGTCGCCCTCACGCGACGGGGCTGTGGATGACTGCGATCGGCTTGGGGGCGATGGCGGTGGCCTGCGCCGTCCGTGCGGTCTTCGTCGCCGTCCGGTGGAGCGGGGGGTCCGTGCCGCACCAGCTCACGGCGAGCGTGGCGGTCGGGCTGGTGGTGTCGAGTCTGCTCTTCGTCGCGGGGGTCACCTATTCGGGGGTCCGCGCCAGGACCACGGCGACGCGGCTGTGGCTGCGCCGACGGCGGGATCACCGCCAGCTGACTCCGCTGTGGCAGTTGCTGATTGAGGTCTACCCCGAGAACGAGCTGCGCCCCGCCTCTCGGGGGCTCTGGGACCGGTGGCGGGCACGTGGCGTGCATCGCCGCTACCACCGGCGGATAGTGGAATGCCGGGACGGACTGGTCGACATCAGCCCCTACCTGGTACGCGGGCAGGACCGCACGGGCCCGCTGGACCTTGAGCCAGCTCAGCTGGCCCAGCGCCTGCTACTCGCCGCAGACATGATCAAGAACGGCGTCCCGGCACCGGGCCAGGCAGTCGCCTTGGCGGTGCCACAGGAAGACGATCGGAACGCGGACGTCCGTCAGCTCATCGCGGTGTCGGACGCACTTCGGCTGACCGCGTGA
- a CDS encoding aminoglycoside phosphotransferase family protein has translation MPSALHQLVESVTDTYTVVAEHPRPGDIRPSVWEVEGPGGDRWFGKLHAGPKLHRREVTAYQKWTVALGADRAPELVAADTQTRTILITALPGRSLDTLRLPAEQERAAYEQAGELLARHHTAAADEPSLEETEEMWDETVAQLLERTATNVPEHDLAMVRMLAGEAQPSLPQVSQHGDYMPKNWMWDETEQRLRVIDYERAELRPAAYRDLSRLRYRILRHRPDLYAAFHSGYGRPLTEEEQIACRAYGALDALDSLDWGIKHRDIGLVDEAHTMLENLRLETGKRVWGGWRA, from the coding sequence ATGCCCAGTGCGCTCCACCAACTGGTGGAGTCGGTGACCGACACGTACACGGTGGTCGCCGAACATCCCAGGCCCGGCGACATCAGACCTTCCGTCTGGGAGGTCGAAGGACCTGGTGGAGACCGGTGGTTCGGCAAGCTCCACGCGGGCCCGAAACTACACCGACGCGAAGTGACTGCGTACCAGAAGTGGACCGTCGCCCTGGGCGCCGACCGTGCACCCGAGCTCGTCGCCGCGGACACGCAGACGCGCACCATCCTGATCACCGCCCTGCCCGGGCGCAGCCTCGACACACTGCGCCTGCCGGCCGAGCAGGAGCGTGCGGCCTACGAGCAGGCCGGCGAACTGCTCGCCCGGCACCACACCGCGGCAGCCGACGAGCCCTCGCTGGAAGAGACAGAGGAGATGTGGGATGAGACAGTCGCCCAGCTCCTGGAGCGCACGGCGACGAACGTGCCGGAACACGACCTCGCGATGGTGCGCATGCTCGCTGGGGAAGCTCAGCCGAGCCTGCCTCAGGTATCCCAGCACGGCGACTACATGCCCAAGAACTGGATGTGGGACGAGACCGAGCAGCGGCTCCGGGTCATCGACTACGAACGGGCCGAGCTTCGGCCCGCCGCCTACCGGGACCTGAGCCGACTGCGCTACCGGATCCTGCGCCACCGCCCCGACCTCTACGCCGCGTTCCACAGTGGATACGGCCGTCCCCTCACCGAGGAGGAACAGATCGCGTGCCGGGCGTACGGGGCACTGGATGCCTTGGACTCTCTGGATTGGGGGATCAAGCACCGCGACATCGGCCTGGTTGACGAGGCGCACACCATGCTGGAAAACCTGCGCCTGGAGACCGGCAAGCGGGTGTGGGGCGGGTGGCGCGCGTGA